Proteins found in one Anopheles aquasalis chromosome 3, idAnoAquaMG_Q_19, whole genome shotgun sequence genomic segment:
- the LOC126575083 gene encoding calpain-A-like isoform X1: MAYYNQNYNYPKNWNCNGLGWINPAAFAQSPPANQWPTVPSPGSSGYSSLNRDGSSISGQSLSYGFSPGVMPPLPASPYGSGYPGAGAPNLPYPTMGFAAFGGGPGPSMDFGMPNLPPAVPQSLLQGGGAPEQPDSTCQEIPFQSISVPIAEGMFSPLGERSSGGRSAFDVQDFYQIRQQCLENGSLFEDPEFPATASSLMYSKRPDRHYEWLRPHEICDAPEFFVEGFSRFDVQQGELGDCWLLAACANLTQDQKMFLRVVPEDNSLEENYAGVCHFRFWQYGKWVDVVIDDRLPTYRGQLIYMRSSEQNEFWSALLEKAYAKLHGSYESLRGGTTCEAMEDFTGGVAEMYDLKDQTPPNLFEIIEKGFKRNSMFGCSIEADPHVLEAETPEGLIRGHAYSITKIQLVDIETPGRSGKIPLIRLRNPWGNEAEWNGPWSDKSAEWRYIPDEQKQELGLNFDHDGEFWMSYRDFTRYFDRMEICNLSPDSLSDDVLSRGKIRWEMSMFEGEWAIGSTAGGCRNYLDTFWHNPQYVIRLEDPDEDDEEGNCTVIIALLQKNRRSRRNMGVECLTIGFAVYRVSERDLAQKPLKMNFFKYNASAARSPAFINLREVSCRFKLPPGTYVIVPSTFEPNEEGEFIIRVFSETANSMMENDEHVGIGDIDDRIAPEDPGFTQPSPQRQAMERLFLDVAGEDGEVDWVELKRILDHSFRDDLPKTSSLNGLNHQTYAATQNADNYAPGGGGGPGAGGLEDLLGMLMNMCCKGVLGGDDSNGNRGPSGPANLDSQIVTNQRPLHDNISAEGFSKDVCRAMVAMLDVDHTGKLGFDEFQQLLTDIAKWKAVFKLYDTEGTGRLSAFQLREALNSAGYHLNNRILNALVHRYGSRSGTIPFDDFIMCAVKIKTMIEIFRERDPDGSNQATFSMDDWVEKTLYS; encoded by the exons ATGGCGTATTACAATCAGAATTACAACTATCCCAAAAACTGGAACTGCAACGGTTTGGGTTGGATCAATCCGGCGGCCTTCGCACAGTCGCCACCGGCCAACCAATGGCCCACGGTACCGTCGCCGGGGTCCTCCGGATACTCTAGCCTCAACCGGGACGGATCATCCATCTCTGGCCAGTCGCTGTCGTACGGTTTCTCGCCCGGAGTGATGCCACCGCTTCCTGCCTCTCCGTACGGTTCCGGTTATCCTGGGGCCGGTGCCCCTAACCTACCCTATCCCACCATGGGTTTCGCAgccttcggtggtggccctggTCCATCGATGGATTTTGGGATGCCCAATCTACCACCAGCGGTGCCACAATCGCTCCTTCAGGGTGGAGGCGCCCCAGAACAGCCCGATTCCACGTGCCAAGAAATCCCCTTCCAATCCATCAGTGTGCCAATTGCCGAAGGAATGTTCTCGCCG CTCGGTGAACGTTCCAGTGGTGGCCGATCAGCCTTTGACGTCCAAGATTTCTACCAAATCCGTCAGCAATGCCTCGAAAATGGCAGCCTGTTCGAGGATCCGGAGTTCCCCGCGACCGCCTCCTCGCTAATGTACTCGAAACGTCCCGATCGCCACTACGAGTGGTTACGTCCGCACGAGATCTGCGATGCACCGGAGTTTTTCGTCGAAGGATTCTCACGGTTCGATGTGCAGCAGGGTGAGCTGGGTGATTGCTGGTTACTGGCCGCCTGTGCCAACCTCACGCAAGACCAGAAGATGTTCCTGCGCGTCGTACCGGAAGATAACAGTTTGGAGGAGAATTATGCCGGTGTGTGTCACTTCCGTTTCTGGCAGTATGGCAAGTGGGTGGACGTGGTGATTGACGATCGGCTACCGACGTACCGCGGCCAGTTGATCTACATGCGCTCGTCGGAGCAGAACGAGTTCTGGAGTGCGCTGCTGGAGAAAGCGTACGCGAAGCTGCACGGTTCGTACGAATCGCTGCGCGGTGGCACAACCTGCGAAGCGATGGAAGATTTTACCGGCGGTGTGGCGGAAATGTACGACCTCAAGGATCAAACGCCACCGAATCTGTTCGAGATCATCGAGAAGGGCTTCAAGCGAAACTCGATGTTCGGCTGCAGCATTGAGGCCGATCCGCACGTCCTGGAGGCGGAAACACCGGAAGGGTTAATCCGTGGCCACGCTTACTCGATCACCAAGATTCAGCTGGTCGATATCGAAACGCCGGGCCGGTCGGGCAAGATACCGCTGATCCGGCTGCGTAATCCTTGGGGAAACGAAGCCGAATGGAATGGCCCGTGGAGTGACAAGTCGGCGGAATGGCGCTACATCCCGGATGAGCAGAAGCAAGAGCTCGGTCTTAACTTTGATCACGATGGCGAATTCTGGATGTCGTACCGAGATTTTACGCGGTACTTTGATCGGATGGAAATTTGTAACTTGAGTCCGGACTCGCTGAGCGACGATGTGCTGAGCCGAGGCAAGATTCGCTGGGAGATGTCGATGTTCGAGGGTGAATGGGCGATCGGCAGTACGGCTGGGGGGTGCCGGAACTATCTCGACACGTTCTGGCACAACCCACAGTACGTGATCCGGCTGGAGGATccggatgaggacgatgaggagggAAACTGTACGGTGATCATTGCGTTGCTGCAGAAGAATCGTCGCTCGCGGCGCAATATGGGTGTCGAGTGCCTTACGATCGGTTTTGCCGTGTACCGGGTGAGCGAGCGTGATCTCGCGCAGAAACCGCTGAAGATGAACTTCTTCAAGTACAATGCATCGGCCGCACGTTCGCCGGCTTTCATTAACTTGCGGGAGGTGAGCTGTCGCTTCAAGCTTCCGCCTGGAACGTACGTTATCGTACCGTCGACGTTCGAGCCGAACGAGGAGGGCGAGTTCATTATCCGCGTGTTCTCCGAAACGGCCAACAGTATGATGGAAAACGATGAGCATGTCGGCATCGGCGACATTGATGATCGG ATCGCACCAGAAGACCCCGGTTTCACGCAACCGTCCCCCCAGCGGCAAGCCATGGAACGACTGTTCCTGGATGTGGCCGGTGAGGACGGTGAAGTGGATTGGGTCGAGCTGAAGCGCATTCTCGATCACTCCTTCCGCGATG ATTTGCCAAAAACGTCGTCACTGAACGGGCTGAATCACCAGACGTACGCGGCGACACAGAACGCGGACAACTACGCTCccgggggtggcggtggtcccgGCGCCGGTGGTCTCGAGGATCTGTTAGGTATGCTGATGAACATGTGCTGCAAGGGAGTGCTCGGAGGCGACGACAGCAATGGTAACCGTGGCCCGTCCGGTCCCGCCAATCTCGACAGTCAAATAGTAACGAACCAACGGCCGCTGCACG ATAACATATCGGCGGAAGGATTTTCCAAAGATGTTTGCCGTGCAATGGTCGCCATGCTGGACGTGGACCACACCGGTAAGCTCGGATTCGACGAGTTCCAGCAGCTTCTCACCGATATCGCCAAATGGAAGGCCGTGTTCAAACTTTACGATACGGAGGGTACGGGTCGGTTGAGTGCGTTCCAGTTGCGTGAAGCACTTAACTCGGCCGGTTACCATCTGAATAATCGCATTCTGAATGCACTGGTGCATCGGTACGGATCGCGCAGTGGTACGATACCGTTCGATGATTTCATCATGTGCGCAGTCAAGATTAAAACCATGATTG AAATCTTCCGCGAGCGGGACCCCGACGGTTCGAATCAGGCCACCTTCAGCATGGACGACTGGGTCGAGAAAACGCTCTACTCTTAA
- the LOC126575083 gene encoding calpain-A-like isoform X4: MDELKGLLGGAGRQLFDAAGQAITSAATEYIGNVINEMFVKKETDTKRFLPSIKNMKVLGERSSGGRSAFDVQDFYQIRQQCLENGSLFEDPEFPATASSLMYSKRPDRHYEWLRPHEICDAPEFFVEGFSRFDVQQGELGDCWLLAACANLTQDQKMFLRVVPEDNSLEENYAGVCHFRFWQYGKWVDVVIDDRLPTYRGQLIYMRSSEQNEFWSALLEKAYAKLHGSYESLRGGTTCEAMEDFTGGVAEMYDLKDQTPPNLFEIIEKGFKRNSMFGCSIEADPHVLEAETPEGLIRGHAYSITKIQLVDIETPGRSGKIPLIRLRNPWGNEAEWNGPWSDKSAEWRYIPDEQKQELGLNFDHDGEFWMSYRDFTRYFDRMEICNLSPDSLSDDVLSRGKIRWEMSMFEGEWAIGSTAGGCRNYLDTFWHNPQYVIRLEDPDEDDEEGNCTVIIALLQKNRRSRRNMGVECLTIGFAVYRVSERDLAQKPLKMNFFKYNASAARSPAFINLREVSCRFKLPPGTYVIVPSTFEPNEEGEFIIRVFSETANSMMENDEHVGIGDIDDRIAPEDPGFTQPSPQRQAMERLFLDVAGEDGEVDWVELKRILDHSFRDDLPKTSSLNGLNHQTYAATQNADNYAPGGGGGPGAGGLEDLLGMLMNMCCKGVLGGDDSNGNRGPSGPANLDSQIVTNQRPLHDNISAEGFSKDVCRAMVAMLDVDHTGKLGFDEFQQLLTDIAKWKAVFKLYDTEGTGRLSAFQLREALNSAGYHLNNRILNALVHRYGSRSGTIPFDDFIMCAVKIKTMIEIFRERDPDGSNQATFSMDDWVEKTLYS; encoded by the exons ATGGACGAGCTAAAG GGCCTCCTCGGTGGGGCTGGTAGGCAGCTGTTCGATGCCGCCGGTCAAGCGATAACGAGTGCGGCCACCGAGTACATTGGGAACGTCATCAACGAGATGTTCGTCAAGAAAGAAACCGATACCAAGCGGTTCCTGCCGAGCATCAAAAACATGAAAGTG CTCGGTGAACGTTCCAGTGGTGGCCGATCAGCCTTTGACGTCCAAGATTTCTACCAAATCCGTCAGCAATGCCTCGAAAATGGCAGCCTGTTCGAGGATCCGGAGTTCCCCGCGACCGCCTCCTCGCTAATGTACTCGAAACGTCCCGATCGCCACTACGAGTGGTTACGTCCGCACGAGATCTGCGATGCACCGGAGTTTTTCGTCGAAGGATTCTCACGGTTCGATGTGCAGCAGGGTGAGCTGGGTGATTGCTGGTTACTGGCCGCCTGTGCCAACCTCACGCAAGACCAGAAGATGTTCCTGCGCGTCGTACCGGAAGATAACAGTTTGGAGGAGAATTATGCCGGTGTGTGTCACTTCCGTTTCTGGCAGTATGGCAAGTGGGTGGACGTGGTGATTGACGATCGGCTACCGACGTACCGCGGCCAGTTGATCTACATGCGCTCGTCGGAGCAGAACGAGTTCTGGAGTGCGCTGCTGGAGAAAGCGTACGCGAAGCTGCACGGTTCGTACGAATCGCTGCGCGGTGGCACAACCTGCGAAGCGATGGAAGATTTTACCGGCGGTGTGGCGGAAATGTACGACCTCAAGGATCAAACGCCACCGAATCTGTTCGAGATCATCGAGAAGGGCTTCAAGCGAAACTCGATGTTCGGCTGCAGCATTGAGGCCGATCCGCACGTCCTGGAGGCGGAAACACCGGAAGGGTTAATCCGTGGCCACGCTTACTCGATCACCAAGATTCAGCTGGTCGATATCGAAACGCCGGGCCGGTCGGGCAAGATACCGCTGATCCGGCTGCGTAATCCTTGGGGAAACGAAGCCGAATGGAATGGCCCGTGGAGTGACAAGTCGGCGGAATGGCGCTACATCCCGGATGAGCAGAAGCAAGAGCTCGGTCTTAACTTTGATCACGATGGCGAATTCTGGATGTCGTACCGAGATTTTACGCGGTACTTTGATCGGATGGAAATTTGTAACTTGAGTCCGGACTCGCTGAGCGACGATGTGCTGAGCCGAGGCAAGATTCGCTGGGAGATGTCGATGTTCGAGGGTGAATGGGCGATCGGCAGTACGGCTGGGGGGTGCCGGAACTATCTCGACACGTTCTGGCACAACCCACAGTACGTGATCCGGCTGGAGGATccggatgaggacgatgaggagggAAACTGTACGGTGATCATTGCGTTGCTGCAGAAGAATCGTCGCTCGCGGCGCAATATGGGTGTCGAGTGCCTTACGATCGGTTTTGCCGTGTACCGGGTGAGCGAGCGTGATCTCGCGCAGAAACCGCTGAAGATGAACTTCTTCAAGTACAATGCATCGGCCGCACGTTCGCCGGCTTTCATTAACTTGCGGGAGGTGAGCTGTCGCTTCAAGCTTCCGCCTGGAACGTACGTTATCGTACCGTCGACGTTCGAGCCGAACGAGGAGGGCGAGTTCATTATCCGCGTGTTCTCCGAAACGGCCAACAGTATGATGGAAAACGATGAGCATGTCGGCATCGGCGACATTGATGATCGG ATCGCACCAGAAGACCCCGGTTTCACGCAACCGTCCCCCCAGCGGCAAGCCATGGAACGACTGTTCCTGGATGTGGCCGGTGAGGACGGTGAAGTGGATTGGGTCGAGCTGAAGCGCATTCTCGATCACTCCTTCCGCGATG ATTTGCCAAAAACGTCGTCACTGAACGGGCTGAATCACCAGACGTACGCGGCGACACAGAACGCGGACAACTACGCTCccgggggtggcggtggtcccgGCGCCGGTGGTCTCGAGGATCTGTTAGGTATGCTGATGAACATGTGCTGCAAGGGAGTGCTCGGAGGCGACGACAGCAATGGTAACCGTGGCCCGTCCGGTCCCGCCAATCTCGACAGTCAAATAGTAACGAACCAACGGCCGCTGCACG ATAACATATCGGCGGAAGGATTTTCCAAAGATGTTTGCCGTGCAATGGTCGCCATGCTGGACGTGGACCACACCGGTAAGCTCGGATTCGACGAGTTCCAGCAGCTTCTCACCGATATCGCCAAATGGAAGGCCGTGTTCAAACTTTACGATACGGAGGGTACGGGTCGGTTGAGTGCGTTCCAGTTGCGTGAAGCACTTAACTCGGCCGGTTACCATCTGAATAATCGCATTCTGAATGCACTGGTGCATCGGTACGGATCGCGCAGTGGTACGATACCGTTCGATGATTTCATCATGTGCGCAGTCAAGATTAAAACCATGATTG AAATCTTCCGCGAGCGGGACCCCGACGGTTCGAATCAGGCCACCTTCAGCATGGACGACTGGGTCGAGAAAACGCTCTACTCTTAA
- the LOC126575083 gene encoding calpain-A-like isoform X3, with the protein MAYYNQNYNYPKNWNCNGLGWINPAAFAQSPPANQWPTVPSPGSSGYSSLNRDGSSISGQSLSYGFSPGVMPPLPASPYGSGYPGAGAPNLPYPTMGFAAFGGGPGPSMDFGMPNLPPAVPQSLLQGGGAPEQPDSTCQEIPFQSISVPIAEGMFSPLGERSSGGRSAFDVQDFYQIRQQCLENGSLFEDPEFPATASSLMYSKRPDRHYEWLRPHEICDAPEFFVEGFSRFDVQQGELGDCWLLAACANLTQDQKMFLRVVPEDNSLEENYAGVCHFRFWQYGKWVDVVIDDRLPTYRGQLIYMRSSEQNEFWSALLEKAYAKLHGSYESLRGGTTCEAMEDFTGGVAEMYDLKDQTPPNLFEIIEKGFKRNSMFGCSIEADPHVLEAETPEGLIRGHAYSITKIQLVDIETPGRSGKIPLIRLRNPWGNEAEWNGPWSDKSAEWRYIPDEQKQELGLNFDHDGEFWMSYRDFTRYFDRMEICNLSPDSLSDDVLSRGKIRWEMSMFEGEWAIGSTAGGCRNYLDTFWHNPQYVIRLEDPDEDDEEGNCTVIIALLQKNRRSRRNMGVECLTIGFAVYRVSERDLAQKPLKMNFFKYNASAARSPAFINLREVSCRFKLPPGTYVIVPSTFEPNEEGEFIIRVFSETANSMMENDEHVGIGDIDDRIAPEDPGFTQPSPQRQAMERLFLDVAGEDGEVDWVELKRILDHSFRDDNISAEGFSKDVCRAMVAMLDVDHTGKLGFDEFQQLLTDIAKWKAVFKLYDTEGTGRLSAFQLREALNSAGYHLNNRILNALVHRYGSRSGTIPFDDFIMCAVKIKTMIEIFRERDPDGSNQATFSMDDWVEKTLYS; encoded by the exons ATGGCGTATTACAATCAGAATTACAACTATCCCAAAAACTGGAACTGCAACGGTTTGGGTTGGATCAATCCGGCGGCCTTCGCACAGTCGCCACCGGCCAACCAATGGCCCACGGTACCGTCGCCGGGGTCCTCCGGATACTCTAGCCTCAACCGGGACGGATCATCCATCTCTGGCCAGTCGCTGTCGTACGGTTTCTCGCCCGGAGTGATGCCACCGCTTCCTGCCTCTCCGTACGGTTCCGGTTATCCTGGGGCCGGTGCCCCTAACCTACCCTATCCCACCATGGGTTTCGCAgccttcggtggtggccctggTCCATCGATGGATTTTGGGATGCCCAATCTACCACCAGCGGTGCCACAATCGCTCCTTCAGGGTGGAGGCGCCCCAGAACAGCCCGATTCCACGTGCCAAGAAATCCCCTTCCAATCCATCAGTGTGCCAATTGCCGAAGGAATGTTCTCGCCG CTCGGTGAACGTTCCAGTGGTGGCCGATCAGCCTTTGACGTCCAAGATTTCTACCAAATCCGTCAGCAATGCCTCGAAAATGGCAGCCTGTTCGAGGATCCGGAGTTCCCCGCGACCGCCTCCTCGCTAATGTACTCGAAACGTCCCGATCGCCACTACGAGTGGTTACGTCCGCACGAGATCTGCGATGCACCGGAGTTTTTCGTCGAAGGATTCTCACGGTTCGATGTGCAGCAGGGTGAGCTGGGTGATTGCTGGTTACTGGCCGCCTGTGCCAACCTCACGCAAGACCAGAAGATGTTCCTGCGCGTCGTACCGGAAGATAACAGTTTGGAGGAGAATTATGCCGGTGTGTGTCACTTCCGTTTCTGGCAGTATGGCAAGTGGGTGGACGTGGTGATTGACGATCGGCTACCGACGTACCGCGGCCAGTTGATCTACATGCGCTCGTCGGAGCAGAACGAGTTCTGGAGTGCGCTGCTGGAGAAAGCGTACGCGAAGCTGCACGGTTCGTACGAATCGCTGCGCGGTGGCACAACCTGCGAAGCGATGGAAGATTTTACCGGCGGTGTGGCGGAAATGTACGACCTCAAGGATCAAACGCCACCGAATCTGTTCGAGATCATCGAGAAGGGCTTCAAGCGAAACTCGATGTTCGGCTGCAGCATTGAGGCCGATCCGCACGTCCTGGAGGCGGAAACACCGGAAGGGTTAATCCGTGGCCACGCTTACTCGATCACCAAGATTCAGCTGGTCGATATCGAAACGCCGGGCCGGTCGGGCAAGATACCGCTGATCCGGCTGCGTAATCCTTGGGGAAACGAAGCCGAATGGAATGGCCCGTGGAGTGACAAGTCGGCGGAATGGCGCTACATCCCGGATGAGCAGAAGCAAGAGCTCGGTCTTAACTTTGATCACGATGGCGAATTCTGGATGTCGTACCGAGATTTTACGCGGTACTTTGATCGGATGGAAATTTGTAACTTGAGTCCGGACTCGCTGAGCGACGATGTGCTGAGCCGAGGCAAGATTCGCTGGGAGATGTCGATGTTCGAGGGTGAATGGGCGATCGGCAGTACGGCTGGGGGGTGCCGGAACTATCTCGACACGTTCTGGCACAACCCACAGTACGTGATCCGGCTGGAGGATccggatgaggacgatgaggagggAAACTGTACGGTGATCATTGCGTTGCTGCAGAAGAATCGTCGCTCGCGGCGCAATATGGGTGTCGAGTGCCTTACGATCGGTTTTGCCGTGTACCGGGTGAGCGAGCGTGATCTCGCGCAGAAACCGCTGAAGATGAACTTCTTCAAGTACAATGCATCGGCCGCACGTTCGCCGGCTTTCATTAACTTGCGGGAGGTGAGCTGTCGCTTCAAGCTTCCGCCTGGAACGTACGTTATCGTACCGTCGACGTTCGAGCCGAACGAGGAGGGCGAGTTCATTATCCGCGTGTTCTCCGAAACGGCCAACAGTATGATGGAAAACGATGAGCATGTCGGCATCGGCGACATTGATGATCGG ATCGCACCAGAAGACCCCGGTTTCACGCAACCGTCCCCCCAGCGGCAAGCCATGGAACGACTGTTCCTGGATGTGGCCGGTGAGGACGGTGAAGTGGATTGGGTCGAGCTGAAGCGCATTCTCGATCACTCCTTCCGCGATG ATAACATATCGGCGGAAGGATTTTCCAAAGATGTTTGCCGTGCAATGGTCGCCATGCTGGACGTGGACCACACCGGTAAGCTCGGATTCGACGAGTTCCAGCAGCTTCTCACCGATATCGCCAAATGGAAGGCCGTGTTCAAACTTTACGATACGGAGGGTACGGGTCGGTTGAGTGCGTTCCAGTTGCGTGAAGCACTTAACTCGGCCGGTTACCATCTGAATAATCGCATTCTGAATGCACTGGTGCATCGGTACGGATCGCGCAGTGGTACGATACCGTTCGATGATTTCATCATGTGCGCAGTCAAGATTAAAACCATGATTG AAATCTTCCGCGAGCGGGACCCCGACGGTTCGAATCAGGCCACCTTCAGCATGGACGACTGGGTCGAGAAAACGCTCTACTCTTAA
- the LOC126575083 gene encoding calpain-A-like isoform X2 codes for MDDASCRIGIVSRQECALATASVDDKPLDTADRKKRKLKSAIEESRIVSVSKALPRLGLRGRLRRNRFKDVSAELGERSSGGRSAFDVQDFYQIRQQCLENGSLFEDPEFPATASSLMYSKRPDRHYEWLRPHEICDAPEFFVEGFSRFDVQQGELGDCWLLAACANLTQDQKMFLRVVPEDNSLEENYAGVCHFRFWQYGKWVDVVIDDRLPTYRGQLIYMRSSEQNEFWSALLEKAYAKLHGSYESLRGGTTCEAMEDFTGGVAEMYDLKDQTPPNLFEIIEKGFKRNSMFGCSIEADPHVLEAETPEGLIRGHAYSITKIQLVDIETPGRSGKIPLIRLRNPWGNEAEWNGPWSDKSAEWRYIPDEQKQELGLNFDHDGEFWMSYRDFTRYFDRMEICNLSPDSLSDDVLSRGKIRWEMSMFEGEWAIGSTAGGCRNYLDTFWHNPQYVIRLEDPDEDDEEGNCTVIIALLQKNRRSRRNMGVECLTIGFAVYRVSERDLAQKPLKMNFFKYNASAARSPAFINLREVSCRFKLPPGTYVIVPSTFEPNEEGEFIIRVFSETANSMMENDEHVGIGDIDDRIAPEDPGFTQPSPQRQAMERLFLDVAGEDGEVDWVELKRILDHSFRDDLPKTSSLNGLNHQTYAATQNADNYAPGGGGGPGAGGLEDLLGMLMNMCCKGVLGGDDSNGNRGPSGPANLDSQIVTNQRPLHDNISAEGFSKDVCRAMVAMLDVDHTGKLGFDEFQQLLTDIAKWKAVFKLYDTEGTGRLSAFQLREALNSAGYHLNNRILNALVHRYGSRSGTIPFDDFIMCAVKIKTMIEIFRERDPDGSNQATFSMDDWVEKTLYS; via the exons ATGGACGATGCGTCTTGTCGGATTGGTATCGTTAGTCGGCAGGAGTGTGCCCTGGCCACCGCTTCAGTGGATGATAAGCCACTCGACACCGCTGACCGCAAAAAGAGGAAACTGAAGTCAGCGATCGAAGAGAGTCGCATCGTTAGTGTCTCGAAGGCGCTGCCTCGTCTCGGTTTACGTGGCCGTCTGAGGCGCAATCGGTTTAAGGATGTTTCGGCGGAG CTCGGTGAACGTTCCAGTGGTGGCCGATCAGCCTTTGACGTCCAAGATTTCTACCAAATCCGTCAGCAATGCCTCGAAAATGGCAGCCTGTTCGAGGATCCGGAGTTCCCCGCGACCGCCTCCTCGCTAATGTACTCGAAACGTCCCGATCGCCACTACGAGTGGTTACGTCCGCACGAGATCTGCGATGCACCGGAGTTTTTCGTCGAAGGATTCTCACGGTTCGATGTGCAGCAGGGTGAGCTGGGTGATTGCTGGTTACTGGCCGCCTGTGCCAACCTCACGCAAGACCAGAAGATGTTCCTGCGCGTCGTACCGGAAGATAACAGTTTGGAGGAGAATTATGCCGGTGTGTGTCACTTCCGTTTCTGGCAGTATGGCAAGTGGGTGGACGTGGTGATTGACGATCGGCTACCGACGTACCGCGGCCAGTTGATCTACATGCGCTCGTCGGAGCAGAACGAGTTCTGGAGTGCGCTGCTGGAGAAAGCGTACGCGAAGCTGCACGGTTCGTACGAATCGCTGCGCGGTGGCACAACCTGCGAAGCGATGGAAGATTTTACCGGCGGTGTGGCGGAAATGTACGACCTCAAGGATCAAACGCCACCGAATCTGTTCGAGATCATCGAGAAGGGCTTCAAGCGAAACTCGATGTTCGGCTGCAGCATTGAGGCCGATCCGCACGTCCTGGAGGCGGAAACACCGGAAGGGTTAATCCGTGGCCACGCTTACTCGATCACCAAGATTCAGCTGGTCGATATCGAAACGCCGGGCCGGTCGGGCAAGATACCGCTGATCCGGCTGCGTAATCCTTGGGGAAACGAAGCCGAATGGAATGGCCCGTGGAGTGACAAGTCGGCGGAATGGCGCTACATCCCGGATGAGCAGAAGCAAGAGCTCGGTCTTAACTTTGATCACGATGGCGAATTCTGGATGTCGTACCGAGATTTTACGCGGTACTTTGATCGGATGGAAATTTGTAACTTGAGTCCGGACTCGCTGAGCGACGATGTGCTGAGCCGAGGCAAGATTCGCTGGGAGATGTCGATGTTCGAGGGTGAATGGGCGATCGGCAGTACGGCTGGGGGGTGCCGGAACTATCTCGACACGTTCTGGCACAACCCACAGTACGTGATCCGGCTGGAGGATccggatgaggacgatgaggagggAAACTGTACGGTGATCATTGCGTTGCTGCAGAAGAATCGTCGCTCGCGGCGCAATATGGGTGTCGAGTGCCTTACGATCGGTTTTGCCGTGTACCGGGTGAGCGAGCGTGATCTCGCGCAGAAACCGCTGAAGATGAACTTCTTCAAGTACAATGCATCGGCCGCACGTTCGCCGGCTTTCATTAACTTGCGGGAGGTGAGCTGTCGCTTCAAGCTTCCGCCTGGAACGTACGTTATCGTACCGTCGACGTTCGAGCCGAACGAGGAGGGCGAGTTCATTATCCGCGTGTTCTCCGAAACGGCCAACAGTATGATGGAAAACGATGAGCATGTCGGCATCGGCGACATTGATGATCGG ATCGCACCAGAAGACCCCGGTTTCACGCAACCGTCCCCCCAGCGGCAAGCCATGGAACGACTGTTCCTGGATGTGGCCGGTGAGGACGGTGAAGTGGATTGGGTCGAGCTGAAGCGCATTCTCGATCACTCCTTCCGCGATG ATTTGCCAAAAACGTCGTCACTGAACGGGCTGAATCACCAGACGTACGCGGCGACACAGAACGCGGACAACTACGCTCccgggggtggcggtggtcccgGCGCCGGTGGTCTCGAGGATCTGTTAGGTATGCTGATGAACATGTGCTGCAAGGGAGTGCTCGGAGGCGACGACAGCAATGGTAACCGTGGCCCGTCCGGTCCCGCCAATCTCGACAGTCAAATAGTAACGAACCAACGGCCGCTGCACG ATAACATATCGGCGGAAGGATTTTCCAAAGATGTTTGCCGTGCAATGGTCGCCATGCTGGACGTGGACCACACCGGTAAGCTCGGATTCGACGAGTTCCAGCAGCTTCTCACCGATATCGCCAAATGGAAGGCCGTGTTCAAACTTTACGATACGGAGGGTACGGGTCGGTTGAGTGCGTTCCAGTTGCGTGAAGCACTTAACTCGGCCGGTTACCATCTGAATAATCGCATTCTGAATGCACTGGTGCATCGGTACGGATCGCGCAGTGGTACGATACCGTTCGATGATTTCATCATGTGCGCAGTCAAGATTAAAACCATGATTG AAATCTTCCGCGAGCGGGACCCCGACGGTTCGAATCAGGCCACCTTCAGCATGGACGACTGGGTCGAGAAAACGCTCTACTCTTAA